Proteins co-encoded in one Ruegeria sp. HKCCD4315 genomic window:
- a CDS encoding HNH endonuclease — protein MKTVDIDLLRILLLYCPVTGLFWWKEREDKPDYWNARWANKQTFTTVDRKGYMRGAVERFPLYAHRAAWAIMYETWPDYIDHINGDRSDNRILNLRNVTPSDNQKNQKRRLDNSSGVIGVSFHKHMRKWQAQICSHGKQHHLGVFNDKTAAIAARKAAEIEFGFHPNHGRVV, from the coding sequence ATGAAAACTGTCGATATAGACCTGTTGCGGATTTTGTTACTGTATTGTCCAGTGACGGGTTTGTTCTGGTGGAAAGAGCGGGAAGATAAACCCGATTATTGGAACGCGCGTTGGGCTAACAAGCAAACTTTCACAACAGTTGATCGAAAAGGTTACATGCGTGGCGCGGTGGAACGATTTCCTTTGTACGCTCATCGTGCGGCGTGGGCGATCATGTATGAGACTTGGCCGGACTATATTGATCACATTAATGGTGATCGGTCCGACAATCGCATTCTCAATTTGCGGAACGTTACTCCGTCCGACAATCAAAAGAACCAAAAGCGGCGTTTGGATAATTCGTCCGGTGTGATTGGCGTTTCGTTTCATAAACATATGCGAAAATGGCAAGCACAGATTTGCTCACACGGTAAGCAGCATCATTTAGGTGTCTTCAATGACAAGACCGCAGCCATAGCGGCCCGAAAGGCTGCTGAAATTGAATTTGGGTTCCATCCTAATCATGGGCGGGTGGTCTAA
- a CDS encoding site-specific integrase has protein sequence MRQTQLNKLTARQVQHAKPGKHSDGGGLWLVVSPTGTRKWVLRHTVDGKRRERGLGGYPAVSVADARAKAAAVRSGDKMSLEKSPSQNGKATFRSAMDRYLTLRGAEWSNSKHAKQWPSTLRTYAGSLMDMPVDAIRTADVAGCLIPIWQTKPETASRVRQRIERILSASIAMGERDGPNPAALRDNLELVLGKQVKTVRHHPAIPVADLPDAFATIWHKRDTGAGTMGLVLVFLTVLRSGEVRHMEWSDVGSDVVTIPADRMKARRGHRTPVVPLLGQVLDDLPRWSGTSLVVPGQSNRPMSDATMAAALRRAGMGAYTPHGIRSSFSDWANESGYPHRHIEDQLAHQIGTDVERAYRRGDYLTQRVPMMEDWTKMLTSRLNI, from the coding sequence ATGAGACAGACCCAGCTTAACAAACTGACCGCACGACAGGTTCAACACGCCAAACCCGGCAAGCACAGCGACGGTGGTGGTCTGTGGCTGGTCGTATCCCCCACCGGCACCCGCAAATGGGTATTGAGGCACACGGTAGACGGAAAGAGGCGCGAACGTGGTCTTGGTGGGTATCCGGCTGTCTCGGTTGCTGATGCCCGTGCCAAGGCCGCTGCGGTGCGTTCTGGTGACAAAATGTCATTAGAGAAATCGCCTTCCCAAAATGGGAAAGCAACATTCCGATCCGCAATGGACCGGTACCTGACGTTGCGCGGTGCCGAGTGGTCCAACAGCAAACACGCGAAGCAATGGCCCAGCACCCTGCGGACGTACGCCGGGTCTCTGATGGATATGCCAGTGGATGCCATCCGCACAGCGGACGTGGCCGGGTGCCTGATCCCGATCTGGCAAACCAAGCCTGAGACGGCCAGCCGTGTGCGCCAACGGATCGAACGTATCCTGTCGGCCAGTATTGCGATGGGGGAACGTGACGGGCCGAACCCGGCTGCGCTGCGGGACAATCTCGAACTGGTACTGGGCAAACAGGTGAAGACGGTACGGCACCACCCGGCGATACCGGTTGCCGACTTGCCGGATGCCTTTGCAACGATCTGGCACAAGCGGGATACCGGGGCCGGTACGATGGGTCTGGTGCTGGTCTTCCTGACCGTGCTGCGATCCGGCGAAGTCAGGCACATGGAATGGTCGGATGTGGGGTCCGACGTGGTGACGATACCCGCCGACCGTATGAAGGCCAGACGCGGCCACAGGACGCCCGTGGTGCCGTTGTTGGGGCAAGTGCTGGACGATCTGCCCCGGTGGTCTGGTACCAGCCTTGTGGTACCGGGACAGAGCAACCGGCCCATGAGCGATGCAACGATGGCTGCGGCCCTGCGTCGTGCCGGTATGGGTGCCTATACCCCGCATGGTATTCGCAGCAGCTTTAGTGACTGGGCAAACGAATCGGGATACCCGCACAGGCACATCGAAGACCAGCTTGCGCACCAGATCGGCACGGACGTTGAACGTGCGTACCGTCGCGGGGATTACCTGACGCAACGGGTGCCGATGATGGAAGATTGGACTAAGATGTTGACTTCCCGGCTTAATATCTAG
- a CDS encoding AlpA family transcriptional regulator produces MEQKKEGFARKPEVMAWSGLSKTTLEREIEAGRFPAPYRLAVTVVGWRWSDLHEWAENRKRVGDAA; encoded by the coding sequence ATGGAACAGAAGAAAGAAGGGTTTGCGCGTAAGCCTGAAGTGATGGCTTGGTCGGGTTTGAGCAAGACCACACTGGAACGCGAAATCGAAGCTGGACGGTTTCCGGCACCCTACCGATTGGCCGTGACCGTAGTCGGATGGCGTTGGTCCGATCTTCACGAATGGGCCGAGAACCGCAAGCGCGTAGGTGATGCGGCATGA
- a CDS encoding DUF2059 domain-containing protein, giving the protein MAAAPLFAANRERIEAFLTTTGFDVALESIALSSRSAPQMLGIDPDGFGSDWSRLTDEVFDVEAMHQTAVSILEETLSEEALAHAIEFYASDLGQRLVEVENASHMNADNEAKQFEGQQIISDLIKEGSQRVESFKRMSAAIDSTDTALRAWQEIQFRFLLAASASGVIELQMDAEDLRELLKRNEPALRQSLQLSSLAGAAYTYKDFSDEDVNAYVDALEQPLMQEVYELLNVIQFEIMARRFEVLASRMAELHPAQDI; this is encoded by the coding sequence ATGGCTGCTGCTCCTTTGTTTGCGGCCAACCGGGAACGGATCGAAGCGTTTCTGACAACAACCGGATTTGATGTCGCGCTGGAAAGCATCGCGTTGAGTTCTCGGTCCGCACCGCAAATGCTGGGCATCGACCCGGACGGGTTCGGCTCGGACTGGTCACGTCTCACGGATGAGGTATTTGACGTCGAAGCTATGCATCAAACGGCGGTTTCCATTCTTGAGGAAACGCTGAGCGAAGAGGCATTGGCGCACGCAATTGAGTTCTACGCGTCCGACCTGGGGCAGCGTTTGGTCGAAGTTGAAAATGCGTCTCATATGAACGCGGATAACGAAGCCAAGCAATTTGAAGGCCAGCAAATCATCTCGGATCTGATCAAAGAAGGGTCACAGCGGGTCGAAAGCTTCAAGCGAATGAGTGCGGCCATCGATTCGACCGATACAGCGCTTCGAGCATGGCAGGAGATACAGTTTCGCTTCCTGCTGGCGGCCAGCGCATCCGGCGTCATCGAATTGCAAATGGATGCAGAAGATTTGCGAGAGCTTTTGAAAAGAAACGAGCCCGCTCTGCGTCAATCGCTTCAATTGTCCAGCCTTGCAGGCGCGGCTTACACGTACAAGGATTTCTCGGACGAGGACGTGAACGCCTATGTCGATGCGTTGGAACAGCCCTTGATGCAGGAAGTTTATGAACTTCTGAACGTCATACAATTCGAAATCATGGCCCGACGGTTCGAGGTTCTTGCCTCGCGGATGGCAGAATTGCATCCCGCACAGGATATTTGA
- a CDS encoding phage major capsid protein: protein MNAAQANTRRRDSDDKAAQILIQETKAAAFDDALKVAKDAPATARRVKALEAENAALKAQADRPVAVTVQQPRPATVKGTVKRPRSTDIAFAKATAHFAQRGIEQVAEDLFPGEPGKLQRKAATAPASTVDAGFGAELVNNDVGPWVEELRPVSVYAAMAAGGVPLPMNEVANLTMPTNPGIGDISGSFVGEKGTIPVKSGVVGSVSFHRMKMAVLSVFTNELRDTSTPSIEAVIRRNVVADTSEMLDAYFLNPANAAVPGIRPASPWNGAANQASAGTGLDNVIADIAYLTGVITATRPRNPVLIMDNMRAQRLRMMREAGVFLFRDEVERGELFGLPLIISATVPQDHLFVIDLADFASFLPAPEIDTSGSATVALADDDGVAPTMVDTNAVNDQGGSIHISDAAGTVPATKVVSSFQVNATVLRMVQPIAHGMLRTGTAAYVTGVAW, encoded by the coding sequence ATGAACGCAGCACAAGCAAACACCCGCCGCCGCGACAGCGACGACAAAGCAGCCCAAATTCTGATCCAAGAAACCAAAGCAGCCGCCTTTGACGATGCGCTGAAGGTGGCCAAGGATGCACCCGCAACGGCCCGACGTGTCAAAGCATTGGAAGCCGAGAACGCAGCCCTGAAGGCACAGGCAGATCGACCTGTTGCGGTCACCGTCCAGCAGCCCCGGCCCGCAACGGTCAAAGGCACGGTCAAGCGGCCACGCAGCACGGATATTGCCTTTGCCAAGGCCACGGCACACTTTGCCCAACGCGGCATTGAACAGGTCGCTGAAGACCTGTTCCCCGGTGAGCCCGGTAAACTGCAACGTAAGGCCGCGACAGCACCGGCCAGCACGGTTGATGCGGGTTTTGGTGCTGAACTGGTCAACAACGACGTTGGCCCGTGGGTCGAAGAACTGCGGCCCGTGTCGGTCTATGCCGCCATGGCGGCTGGTGGGGTACCACTGCCGATGAACGAAGTCGCCAACCTGACGATGCCGACTAATCCCGGCATAGGTGACATTAGCGGTTCGTTCGTTGGCGAAAAAGGCACGATCCCGGTCAAATCGGGTGTGGTCGGATCGGTCAGTTTCCACCGGATGAAAATGGCCGTGCTGTCGGTCTTCACTAACGAACTACGCGACACCAGCACACCCAGCATCGAAGCGGTGATCCGCAGAAATGTGGTGGCCGATACGTCTGAAATGCTGGACGCATATTTCCTGAACCCGGCGAACGCAGCCGTTCCGGGTATCCGCCCCGCAAGCCCGTGGAATGGTGCCGCAAACCAAGCGTCCGCTGGTACCGGTCTGGACAACGTGATCGCGGATATTGCGTATCTGACCGGCGTGATCACCGCAACGCGACCGCGCAACCCGGTCCTGATCATGGATAATATGCGGGCTCAAAGGCTGCGCATGATGCGTGAAGCCGGGGTGTTCCTGTTCCGTGACGAAGTGGAACGGGGCGAACTGTTTGGTCTGCCCTTGATCATCAGCGCAACGGTACCGCAAGATCATCTGTTCGTGATTGATCTGGCCGACTTCGCATCGTTCCTGCCCGCACCTGAAATCGACACCAGCGGATCGGCAACCGTTGCCTTGGCTGACGATGATGGCGTTGCACCGACGATGGTTGATACCAACGCGGTCAATGATCAGGGCGGGTCGATCCACATTTCGGATGCAGCCGGAACCGTACCCGCAACCAAAGTGGTCAGTTCGTTCCAAGTGAACGCAACGGTGCTTCGCATGGTCCAGCCCATTGCGCACGGCATGTTGCGCACCGGAACGGCTGCGTATGTCACGGGGGTTGCTTGGTGA
- a CDS encoding VapE domain-containing protein, with protein MTKLQQQTVYGNHQLWLRNGFDQIIPVIPQGAVLHEHSKVDPGARGKCPGEFYGGAWDGMGSWPNFYMDAIKAVRYDELCANVGLKMGEVWCALDVDITDDVTAQAMLQRVHDLGRGSYFIRWGQIPKFLVLFKIAPGETIRRRQYPIKKDGVTQKVEVMGITATGRATQAVVAGTHPSGAQYQWNMQPVADAIQEATTDQMDYLVEQMILVAESRGWTRGRATSPSGSNDGLSNLGAEPFDPSLVGPIVDLIPNVDVEYDEWISIAYAIKNALGGGGWEIFEAWSAKAPKNVPAYTKRTWDTFKADNMSGFGKLVYWARHACGGELPGELDAKVKTGYRMQQATKAGMPLLAPDVPTQGAITIATPDPSSPIVEDPSGRFPFAHDKNGNMIPNYANVIATLMTNDIWRGKLGFDLFNGRRCFTGDIPFLKVKAGDLLEDHHFGGFHQWFQFGLFAKIGRNDVINAVEAACMENAFDPLQDYLTGLKWDGVPRINSWLWTYCGVTMADPIYLTYLSVAGRKWLIAAVARGMIPGCKVDNALIFEGPQGVGKSSALAALVPDPDWFGDSLPDFHHKDAKSYLNGKWIVELAELTQVHKGELENMRSFMSRTKEDYRPSHARLEIKRPRRCVFAGSTNRDDYLKDPAGERRFWIVQTDGHFDIEGLTAVRDQLWAEAYEAYKSGEVWYMDRATANMARSIQQERVARDPWADTLANLLATRDETSLPECFALMNIPEKERTPAQQNRIKTALKSIGFERNGLISHNREGNKGRARFSRRTG; from the coding sequence ATGACCAAATTACAGCAGCAGACCGTCTACGGCAACCACCAGCTATGGCTGCGTAACGGCTTCGACCAGATTATCCCCGTCATACCGCAGGGTGCAGTGCTGCACGAACACTCGAAAGTCGATCCGGGGGCGCGTGGCAAATGCCCCGGTGAGTTTTATGGCGGGGCGTGGGACGGGATGGGGTCTTGGCCCAACTTCTACATGGATGCCATCAAGGCCGTACGTTACGACGAACTGTGTGCGAACGTTGGGCTCAAGATGGGCGAAGTGTGGTGTGCGCTAGATGTGGACATAACGGACGATGTGACCGCACAGGCGATGCTGCAACGGGTGCATGATCTGGGCCGGGGTAGCTACTTCATCCGATGGGGCCAAATTCCGAAATTCTTGGTCCTGTTTAAGATCGCACCGGGCGAGACGATCCGGCGTCGTCAGTATCCGATCAAAAAGGATGGTGTGACCCAGAAGGTCGAAGTGATGGGAATTACCGCCACAGGACGTGCCACGCAGGCCGTGGTGGCCGGAACGCACCCATCCGGCGCACAGTACCAGTGGAACATGCAACCCGTTGCTGATGCCATACAAGAGGCCACAACAGACCAGATGGACTATCTGGTCGAACAAATGATCTTGGTTGCCGAGTCTCGGGGATGGACACGCGGTCGTGCCACCAGCCCCAGCGGTTCCAACGACGGTCTGTCCAATCTCGGGGCCGAACCTTTCGATCCGTCACTGGTCGGGCCGATAGTGGACCTGATCCCGAATGTCGATGTTGAGTATGACGAATGGATCAGCATCGCCTACGCGATCAAGAATGCCCTTGGTGGTGGGGGTTGGGAAATCTTTGAAGCGTGGTCTGCGAAGGCACCGAAGAACGTCCCGGCGTACACCAAGCGCACATGGGATACGTTCAAAGCGGACAACATGTCAGGCTTCGGAAAACTGGTCTATTGGGCGCGTCACGCATGTGGCGGGGAACTACCAGGTGAACTGGACGCGAAGGTAAAGACCGGATACCGGATGCAACAGGCCACCAAGGCCGGAATGCCTTTGTTGGCCCCTGACGTGCCGACACAGGGCGCGATAACCATTGCCACGCCCGATCCGTCCAGCCCAATTGTGGAAGACCCGTCAGGCCGCTTTCCGTTCGCGCACGATAAGAACGGCAACATGATCCCCAACTACGCAAACGTGATCGCCACGCTGATGACCAACGACATATGGCGCGGAAAGCTAGGTTTCGATCTGTTCAATGGTCGTCGGTGTTTTACCGGTGACATTCCGTTTCTGAAGGTCAAAGCGGGTGACCTGCTGGAAGACCATCATTTTGGCGGTTTCCACCAATGGTTCCAATTCGGTCTGTTTGCCAAGATCGGCAGAAATGACGTGATCAATGCGGTCGAAGCCGCGTGTATGGAAAACGCATTCGACCCGTTACAGGACTATCTGACCGGGCTCAAATGGGACGGGGTACCCCGGATCAATAGCTGGCTGTGGACCTACTGCGGTGTGACAATGGCTGACCCGATCTATCTGACCTACCTGTCCGTGGCGGGGCGCAAGTGGCTGATCGCTGCCGTGGCCCGTGGCATGATCCCCGGCTGTAAGGTGGACAACGCCCTGATCTTCGAAGGACCGCAGGGTGTCGGCAAATCGTCCGCTCTGGCCGCTCTGGTACCAGACCCGGATTGGTTTGGTGACAGCTTGCCGGATTTCCACCACAAGGATGCCAAATCGTACCTGAACGGAAAGTGGATCGTGGAACTTGCCGAACTGACGCAGGTTCACAAAGGCGAACTGGAAAACATGCGTTCGTTCATGTCGCGGACAAAGGAAGATTACCGGCCATCACATGCGCGGCTGGAAATCAAGCGTCCACGGCGCTGCGTGTTTGCGGGCTCAACAAACCGTGACGACTACCTGAAAGACCCGGCTGGTGAACGCAGGTTCTGGATCGTCCAGACAGATGGCCACTTTGATATTGAAGGTCTGACCGCTGTACGCGACCAGCTTTGGGCCGAAGCGTACGAAGCCTATAAATCTGGCGAAGTTTGGTACATGGATCGCGCAACGGCCAACATGGCACGTTCGATCCAACAGGAACGTGTAGCGCGTGATCCGTGGGCCGATACCTTGGCAAACCTGCTGGCCACACGTGATGAAACATCACTGCCCGAGTGTTTCGCACTGATGAACATTCCCGAAAAGGAACGTACGCCAGCGCAACAGAACCGCATCAAGACTGCCCTAAAATCTATAGGTTTTGAACGCAACGGACTGATCAGCCATAACCGTGAAGGTAATAAAGGACGTGCCAGATTCAGTAGACGGACAGGGTAG